A region of Sulfuricella denitrificans skB26 DNA encodes the following proteins:
- a CDS encoding DegT/DnrJ/EryC1/StrS family aminotransferase: MKSRIFYTKPSITELEVHYATDAAANGWGEKCYEYISRFEEAFKTHLGVNYAIATSSCTGALHMGMAAIGIGPGDEVIMADTNWIATASPIVHLGANPVFVDILPDSWCLDPELVEQAITPRTKAIIAVHLYGNLCEMGKLLAIGEKHGIPVIEDAAEAIGSIYHGKRAGSMGKFGTFSFHGTKTLTTGEGGMFVTNDPELYEHMLTLSNHGRARGQTKQFWPDMIGFKYKMSNIQAAIGCAQIERIDELTRRKREILSYYRDHLAILPGLSMNPEPAGTVNGAWMPTVVFHPETGITCESLQAAFTAEHIDARVFFHPLSSLPMFEDQPQNRLAWNLPGRAINLPSFHEMDFSQQDRVINVMTKILDGNLQS; encoded by the coding sequence ATGAAGTCGCGCATTTTCTACACCAAGCCTTCCATCACCGAGTTGGAAGTTCACTATGCAACTGATGCTGCTGCCAATGGCTGGGGAGAAAAATGTTACGAGTACATCAGTCGCTTTGAAGAGGCATTCAAAACACACTTGGGTGTCAATTACGCCATCGCCACATCAAGCTGCACCGGGGCACTTCACATGGGCATGGCTGCGATAGGCATCGGCCCAGGTGACGAAGTCATTATGGCTGACACCAACTGGATTGCGACGGCCTCACCGATCGTTCATTTAGGCGCAAATCCTGTTTTCGTCGACATTCTTCCAGATTCCTGGTGCCTTGATCCTGAGTTGGTCGAACAAGCTATTACACCTCGTACCAAGGCAATTATCGCCGTCCATTTGTATGGGAATCTTTGTGAGATGGGTAAACTCCTCGCCATAGGAGAAAAACATGGCATTCCAGTCATTGAGGACGCCGCTGAAGCGATTGGCTCTATCTACCATGGCAAACGCGCAGGGTCGATGGGCAAGTTCGGTACCTTCTCGTTTCACGGCACCAAAACGCTTACAACTGGTGAAGGTGGGATGTTTGTCACCAACGACCCAGAACTATACGAACACATGCTCACACTGAGCAATCATGGGCGAGCACGAGGACAGACCAAGCAGTTTTGGCCAGACATGATTGGCTTTAAGTACAAGATGTCGAACATCCAGGCGGCGATAGGCTGCGCACAGATTGAGCGCATCGATGAATTAACGCGGCGCAAACGCGAGATTCTTTCTTACTACCGCGATCACTTGGCTATTCTTCCCGGTCTATCCATGAATCCAGAACCAGCAGGTACGGTCAATGGAGCCTGGATGCCAACTGTGGTATTCCATCCAGAAACAGGCATAACCTGTGAAAGCCTGCAAGCGGCCTTTACAGCGGAACACATTGATGCAAGAGTGTTTTTTCACCCCCTGTCGAGCCTGCCGATGTTTGAAGATCAACCGCAAAATCGGTTGGCATGGAATCTTCCAGGCAGGGCGATCAATTTGCCAAGCTTCCATGAAATGGACTTCTCTCAACAGGATCGTGTGATCAATGTCATGACGAAAATACTGGATGGAAATTTGCAATCATGA
- a CDS encoding class I SAM-dependent methyltransferase produces MMNFEEIKKYWEDRAAGDSSAQSTTQDFYLREIEYNVLLEKIQKYSPDSVADVGCGDGRTTARLAGKLPNVLFSGFDYSLFMVENARHNSLTEELSNIQFDQLDICAGLKETFDLIYTTRCLINLPSWDLQKIAIDNIHGALSIGGVYLMVENFIEGQKNFNQVRKNYGLSEIPIREHNFFFQRDRLFDYIDGRFKIDEEVNISSTYYLMSRVIYSKICAETGQQPDYFDDHHRFAAGLPFAGEFGPVRLICLKKL; encoded by the coding sequence ATGATGAACTTCGAAGAGATAAAAAAATACTGGGAAGATCGCGCAGCCGGGGATTCCAGCGCACAATCGACCACGCAAGATTTTTATCTTCGAGAGATCGAATACAACGTTTTACTCGAGAAAATTCAAAAATATTCACCTGACTCTGTGGCCGACGTAGGCTGTGGGGATGGACGAACAACTGCACGGCTTGCGGGCAAACTCCCAAATGTCCTTTTTTCCGGATTCGACTATTCATTATTCATGGTTGAGAATGCCCGTCACAATTCCCTAACTGAAGAATTATCAAACATTCAGTTTGATCAGCTGGATATATGTGCAGGACTGAAAGAGACTTTTGACCTGATATACACAACCAGATGCCTGATTAATCTTCCATCCTGGGATCTTCAGAAAATCGCCATCGATAACATTCATGGCGCTTTATCAATCGGTGGCGTTTATTTGATGGTTGAAAATTTCATTGAGGGTCAAAAAAATTTCAATCAAGTAAGAAAAAACTATGGCTTATCGGAAATTCCGATAAGAGAGCACAACTTCTTTTTCCAGAGAGATCGCCTTTTTGATTATATTGATGGCCGATTCAAAATTGATGAGGAAGTTAATATAAGTAGCACCTATTACTTAATGAGCAGGGTAATTTACTCAAAAATTTGTGCGGAAACAGGTCAGCAACCAGATTATTTTGACGATCACCACCGGTTTGCAGCTGGCCTTCCTTTTGCGGGAGAGTTTGGCCCTGTTCGTCTGATTTGCCTGAAAAAGCTATAA
- a CDS encoding cephalosporin hydroxylase family protein — MNHQDLVTSNIKQLGSDTNLCKDSVAWIRDSAKHNYSYNFSWQGRPIIQYPQDMVAMQELIWSIKPDLIIETGIAHGGSLIFSASMLAMLDMCDAIEAGEKLDPKISNRKVLGIDIDIRAHNRAAIEAHPMALRIQMIQGSSIAPEVIEQVKAIAKDYQRVLVFLDSNHTHDHVLAELEAYAPLASVGSYCVVFDTIIEDLPMDMYPDRPWGPGNNPKTAVWEYLKTHPEFEIDKSIPHKLLITVAPDGYLKRVSLP; from the coding sequence ATGAACCATCAAGATCTAGTCACATCAAACATTAAACAATTGGGTTCAGACACCAACCTTTGTAAAGACTCAGTAGCGTGGATTCGCGACAGCGCCAAACATAACTATTCATATAACTTCTCATGGCAAGGCCGTCCCATCATCCAGTACCCTCAGGACATGGTGGCCATGCAGGAACTGATCTGGTCAATCAAACCAGATCTCATCATTGAAACAGGGATTGCGCACGGAGGGTCGCTCATATTTAGCGCTTCCATGCTGGCAATGCTGGATATGTGTGATGCCATCGAGGCAGGTGAGAAACTCGACCCGAAAATCTCTAATCGCAAGGTGCTGGGCATCGATATCGATATCCGGGCTCATAACCGAGCCGCCATCGAGGCGCATCCCATGGCGTTGCGCATTCAGATGATTCAGGGTTCCAGCATCGCACCAGAAGTTATCGAACAGGTTAAAGCGATTGCGAAGGATTACCAGCGCGTCCTGGTTTTTCTAGACTCCAACCATACCCACGATCACGTCTTGGCGGAGCTGGAAGCTTACGCACCCTTGGCATCGGTTGGCAGCTATTGCGTAGTGTTTGACACCATCATCGAGGATTTGCCCATGGACATGTATCCCGACCGCCCTTGGGGGCCTGGAAACAACCCGAAAACCGCAGTATGGGAATACTTGAAAACTCATCCCGAATTTGAGATCGACAAAAGCATTCCCCATAAACTGCTCATTACCGTGGCGCCAGATGGATATTTGAAACGAGTGAGCCTACCTTGA
- the def gene encoding peptide deformylase has product MAIKTVLRMGDPRLLEMAAPVVAFDTAELHELLQDMRDTMDALSGAGLAAPQIGVGLQVVIFGVAANPRYPDAELVPDTVLINPALTPLGDEMDQGWEGCLSIPGLRGLVPRYKQLRYQGFDQFGNPIDRTVSGFHARVVQHECDHLQGILYPMRIRDMSQFGFVEELFPDNRPIAE; this is encoded by the coding sequence ATGGCGATTAAAACCGTATTACGCATGGGTGACCCGCGGTTGCTGGAGATGGCAGCGCCAGTGGTCGCATTCGATACCGCCGAATTGCACGAGCTGTTGCAAGACATGCGCGATACCATGGACGCCCTCAGCGGCGCAGGGTTGGCCGCCCCACAGATCGGAGTCGGCCTGCAAGTGGTGATTTTCGGCGTGGCCGCCAACCCGCGCTACCCGGATGCTGAACTGGTGCCGGACACAGTACTGATTAATCCGGCGCTAACGCCGCTTGGCGACGAAATGGATCAAGGTTGGGAAGGGTGTCTGAGCATACCGGGTCTACGTGGCTTGGTGCCCCGCTACAAGCAGTTGCGCTATCAGGGATTCGATCAGTTCGGCAATCCGATAGACCGCACCGTGAGCGGTTTCCATGCGCGGGTGGTGCAGCATGAGTGCGACCATTTGCAGGGCATACTGTATCCGATGCGGATCAGGGATATGAGTCAGTTTGGATTTGTCGAGGAATTGTTCCCCGATAATAGGCCAATTGCTGAGTAG
- a CDS encoding S-methyl-5'-thioinosine phosphorylase, with amino-acid sequence MLGIIGGTGLAQLANLEITHRQVIRTPFGEPSGALTFGKIKDHEVVFMARHGYGHSIPPHEVNYQANMWAMQAQGVKNVVSIATVGGINPDYEPGSIVIPDQIIDYTHGRKATYFDGNGKSVTHVDFTKPYCEKMRQQCMQAAAEAGEKVIDGGVYAAVQGPRLETAAEINRLDRDGATMVGMTGMPEAVLARELGLCYAAIAVVANHAAGRNTSKHAISFEEIDVVLNQAMQRVRLILEHVVGLDGD; translated from the coding sequence ATGTTAGGAATTATCGGCGGTACCGGATTGGCTCAGCTGGCAAATCTGGAGATTACGCATCGGCAGGTGATCCGCACTCCTTTTGGCGAGCCATCCGGCGCGCTGACTTTCGGCAAGATCAAGGATCATGAAGTCGTGTTCATGGCACGGCACGGCTACGGCCACTCCATTCCTCCACACGAGGTCAACTACCAGGCCAACATGTGGGCGATGCAGGCTCAAGGGGTGAAGAATGTCGTGTCGATCGCCACGGTCGGCGGAATCAACCCGGATTACGAGCCGGGTTCCATTGTCATTCCCGATCAGATCATCGATTACACCCACGGGCGCAAGGCTACTTATTTTGATGGAAATGGCAAATCGGTCACCCATGTCGATTTTACCAAGCCTTATTGCGAAAAAATGCGCCAGCAGTGCATGCAGGCGGCAGCGGAGGCCGGTGAGAAAGTCATTGATGGTGGCGTCTATGCCGCAGTGCAGGGGCCACGCCTGGAAACAGCGGCGGAGATCAACCGTCTGGATCGTGACGGTGCCACCATGGTGGGCATGACCGGCATGCCGGAGGCAGTGCTCGCCCGCGAGTTGGGGCTTTGTTATGCCGCCATTGCGGTGGTCGCCAATCACGCCGCAGGGCGAAATACCAGCAAGCACGCCATCAGCTTCGAGGAAATCGACGTCGTGCTGAATCAGGCCATGCAGCGTGTGCGACTCATCCTGGAACACGTGGTGGGGCTGGATGGCGATTAA